Sequence from the Aspergillus nidulans FGSC A4 chromosome III genome:
ATTTGTCTGATGACCTAGGCTATCGCATTCGCGGAGCTCTCGAAACCAGAGCAAGCGAATTTAATCAAGGCCTCCATCGAAGAGTCATCAAAGCTTGCTCCGCGCTTCCCAGGGATTGATCCCTATAAACTAGCTATCGAAATAGCGGTCATTTGTAGACTCGCGTCGTGGAATTGAGAACACTGGGTACTGGCATGGTTCCAAAGGGTTAAGCTGGCATTGAAGTTGGTTCCCCATATCCGGGGATATGTCCATGTCCAAACGAACCCTTTTTATTCATACTCGACGGAAAGACGGTAGCAAATGCTTTCAGTAAGTTGCATAGCGGTGAATATGCCTGACGCAAGCTCTGAGTTGATTGATGAAATAGGGATCGTCAAGATCTTCCGATGTTTTTCTCCAGACATTGAAACCGCGCGGATTTGTATCAAGGTACCGAGTACAAGGGAGGGCTTGATAGCGTGTCGGACCCTTGAGATGGCGGGCGTTCGTACACTGGCCACGACTCTATTCACGTTTGTGCAAGCCGCTCTCGCCGCAGAGGTTGGCTGCACATACATTGCACCATACGTCAACCAGCTCAAAGTCCATTTCGAGTCGGGGTAGGTCTTCGTTGGCATCCACCACGGTTAAGCTTGATTAATATTGCGTTTGTTAGATTCGTGGACCCGCAGAAATTGCTGCCCCTCTGTGTCTCGGCCCAGAACTACTACGAGGCCATTGGCGTTAGAACACAAGTCCTGCCCGCAAGTTTGACGTCTACCGACGAAATCTTTGCCCTAGCTGGCGCTCATCATATCACGATAGCTCTTAGTCTGTTGCAGCAGCTTTCGTTACCCCTTTACCCGCGTCTTTGTTCGACTCTGAACCGCCGAGTCCAAGTCCCAAAATAATCTCTTATGTCAATGACGAAGCTGGATATCGGATAGCGTTCAGCCGTTCGGAGAATGGGACgggcaaaaaaaaaaagctcaTACAGGTATGTTCGATCCATTCTAGGCGATGAGGCCAATACCGATACTTATAACTCCAGGCTATCAATATATTCTGTGACATGCAGAACAAGTTGATACAACTTTTCAAGGATCAGAAACAAGCGgcttgagaaagagggaTTCCGTAAATTGTCCGTTTATCCCAGAGCAGAACTATACCATCGCAATATACCAGCGTTTCGCATAGTTTATCTTTTGGTTATACAGACGCATTCTGAACGGCATGTAAACGAAGGGAGCATCAATGGCTGTGGTCCACTAATTCCGAGATGGATTTGTTGCTACGTCATCGGTCTCATACCGGAGTGCGTCGTCAGAGGCTGCGTGTCCATAGATACTAAGCACCGAGAGCTTGGCATCATTTCGATTTTGGCCGAAGGGGCtgtcgagaagggagagaggagagggctTCGTAGTATTTTTGTTAACCAGAATACCTGTAGCAGTAGCCTGGTTACAGTGTGTGGAATTGATCAGATAAGACTCAGCCTGTGGCAGCGGAGCCGTCGGGAGAAGACAAGCTACCCGAACCGTCAATCGCAGTCAGCGCATGCCGGCTCGTCTTTGCCGGATGACGGCGTAGTACTGTAGTTGGAGGGTTCATATACAGCCGACGTAGACGGCCAGTCAACTTCATCTGATTTCAATTCGCTCCGGTCCCTAGCTTTCCTAAAACAAGCAACTTCCCCTCATTCTGCACTTGCAGGGTACCTGGACTCGACTCAACAACTCGATGTGACTGACGAGCCAGGACCCGTTGAAACAGCAGTGCCCTCGATAGGTTGACGAATCAAATCCAGTCGCACTATCTTCTGCAATTCTTCCTTACGCTCCTAGTAGCAGCTACTAGTTTCTGAAgccgtggtggtggttgtgcCTTCGAGTCCGTCACGGGGAAGCAATGCCGCTGACGCAGCCCCTGTGGTGCAGGGTCCATCtatcaccaccaacaccacctTCAGGACTCGTCCGTCGTTCCATCTTGAGAGCTAGACCCCGGTTGACTCGTCCTCCACTTGCGCGTTCTTCTCCGACTCAATTCCGAGTTCTACGCACAAGCGCCACGTCGCCCGCTCGTACTGCTTCAAAAAGTCCATCGTATTCCGCTCCCCTTTCCTCCAATGTCCGCGCCCGACCCCTTCCGCCGCTATCCCTATTGaccacctcatcaaccacaACAATAACGCCCAGCACCACACTTCCGGTCATGGCGACGCAAACGAGAGAACATggtggccatggccatcatcatcatcatcaccatcaccatggAAACGCCTACCTAACTTCAACAAA
This genomic interval carries:
- a CDS encoding uncharacterized protein (transcript_id=CADANIAT00006270), with amino-acid sequence MPDASSELIDEIGIVKIFRCFSPDIETARICIKVPSTREGLIACRTLEMAGVRTLATTLFTFVQAALAAEVGCTYIAPYVNQLKVHFESGFVDPQKLLPLCVSAQNYYEAIGVRTQVLPASLTSTDEIFALAGAHHITIALSLLQQLSLPLYPRLCSTLNRRVQVPK